In Phaeodactylum tricornutum CCAP 1055/1 chromosome 21, whole genome shotgun sequence, the following proteins share a genomic window:
- a CDS encoding predicted protein: MMEDMKKERHSMWFGVAAFSTIALVAMTTDIPDGQDLGDQTKELKWSVSAASVVVGLSALAWFAHFTKDRFAGTPVEGGLALIALGFWAACLPTIMKPGHQIAINRFGGIQNPNLYFFSWGAFLATLAVFVGFMKDVYKLGMPNKDTNFSTGRWATLMATSFVLMASSSRLWKNSIKDVCDDDDDLDICKRTKLAVSIGTISGFISLVWMVVGPKMPKFIDNILSVFILAMWCFGVAYITFDEGPGTEIGNIFFSTWGSFAISALLCSDGVHSLLGMYTNEENTEEGESNKPAEDKPVVEQANAPLDEENQVVTE; this comes from the exons ATGATGGAAGACATGAAGAAAGAACGTCACAGTATGTGGTTTGGAGTTGCTGCTTTCAGCACTATTGCTCTGGTGGCCATGACCACAGATATTCCAGACGGCCAAGACCTCGGAGACCAGACGAAAGAACTTAAATGGAGTGTGAGCGCCGCCAGTGTCGTCGTTGGTCTCTCTGCCCTCGCTTGGTTTGCTCATTTTACGAAGGACAGATTCGCTGGGACTCCGGTGGAAGGCGGCCTT GCATTGATTGCACTTGGCTTCTGGGCTGCGTGCCTACCCACAATCATG AAACCTGGACACCAAATTGCCATCAACAGATTTGGCGGCATTCAGAACCCCAACTTGTACTTCTTTTCTTGGGGAGCCTTTTTAGCAACTCTCGCCGTCTTTGTTGGCTTCATGAAGGACGTGTACAAGCTCGGAATGCCCAATAAAGACACGAATTTTAGTACAGGTAGATGGGCTACGCTCATGGCCACAAGCTTTGTCTTAATGGCTTCTTCTAGCCGACTTTGGAAAAACAGCATTAAAGACGTCtgcgatgacgacgacgacctgGACATTTGCAAGCGCACAAAGTTAGCGGTATCTATTGGAACTATCAGTGGCTTTATCAGCCTTGTTTGGATGGTCGTTGGCCCCAAGATGCCCAAATTTATCGACAACATATTGAGCGTGTTCATCCTTGCTATGTGGTGCTTCGGAGTGGCCTACATAACTTTCGATGAGGGTCCGGGGACCGAAATTGGCAACATATTCTTCAGCACATGGGGCAGCTTTGCCATCTCCGCCTTACTTTGTTCTGACGGAGTACATTCGCTCTTGGGCATGTATACGAATGAGGAAAATACAGAGGAAGGTGAAAGTAACAAACCTGCAGAGGACAAACCGGTTGTGGAACAGGCGAATGCTCCTTTGGATGAAGAGAATCAAGTGGTCACTGAGTAA
- a CDS encoding predicted protein, giving the protein MDWIKFLFLLMASGWKRGNSWRLTSQSSNLSKIRPRSGTITPGILLYATLPKGYEEVGTRLIQEAGRQCGITDDNRLKAEWKAGRIIVTVYGDSYVSDPVDSDADFEEGDDYIDIDDREMEHLEVAVNAVASPPPGAVDVTQLTRAINAAFDADEVGLAIAEAHEVEVTTPGASDELSGIMFQSYRGFDVIVQHMDKNTKKQKIIEGRLHERNDEFTVINIKGRMKNLKNQDIISVKLPKAKREKGSQ; this is encoded by the coding sequence ATGGATTGGATCAAGTTTCTGTTTCTATTGATGGCTTCGGGCTGGAAAAGGGGGAACTCTTGGAGATTGACATCACAGTCGTCTAATTTGAGCAAGATCCGTCCTCGGTCAGGAACAATCACACCGGGAATTTTGCTGTACGCTACCTTACCAAAAGGCTATGAAGAGGTCGGTACACGACTAATCCAAGAAGCTGGTAGACAATGTGGAATAACAGATGACAATCGGCTGAAGGCGGAATGGAAAGCGGGACGCATAATAGTGACCGTTTACGGGGATTCCTACGTTTCGGATCCAGTCGATAGTGATGCCGACTTCGAAGAAGGCGACGACTACATCGACATTGATGACAGAGAAATGGAGCATTTAGAGGTAGCGGTAAATGCAGTTGCATCACCTCCCCCCGGTGCCGTCGATGTGACCCAGCTGACTCGCGCCATAAATGCAGCATTTGACGCCGACGAAGTGGGGTTGGCAATTGCCGAGGCGCATGAAGTGGAAGTTACAACCCCCGGCGCTTCCGACGAACTAAGCGGTATCATGTTTCAGTCTTACCGTGGATTTGATGTTATTGTACAACACATGGACAAAAATaccaagaagcaaaagattATCGAAGGACGATTGCACGAGAGGAACGACGAATTTACGGTAATCAACATCAAAGGGCGAATGAAGAACCTCAAAAATCAAGACATTATATCGGTCAAActaccaaaagcaaaacgagAAAAAGGATCCCAGTGA
- a CDS encoding predicted protein, giving the protein MFLAALDKFANTPWLMVAAVLVHILCTQYMSSLTQQLGKDNPPPDIRFGYTSESLNAWYDAIGEDGCKIYQQHVFVDLFPYMQSYTLVGGALLLQQLRIIGWNENIALIFPMVMLMDMIETCIPAYGCSIYPEKRLRPAYVQASASANQLKWTNFGIGMSILSILFVYNSFFPPKHDEAKAEEKTD; this is encoded by the coding sequence ATGTTTCTTGCCGCCTTGGATAAATTTGCCAACACGCCGTGGCTCATGGTGGCGGCTGTTCTTGTCCACATTCTTTGCACGCAATACATGAGCTCTCTTACACAGCAACTTGGCAAGGACAACCCACCGCCAGACATCCGATTTGGCTATACATCCGAAAGTTTGAACGCATGGTACGACGCTATTGGTGAGGACGGATGCAAAATCTACCAGCAGCATGTATTCGTCGATCTTTTTCCGTATATGCAATCCTACACCCTAGTTGGAGGCGCCTTACTGCTGCAACAGTTGCGCATTATTGGTTGGAACGAAAATATTGCACTCATTTTCCCAATGGTCATGTTGATGGACATGATCGAAACCTGTATCCCGGCCTACGGTTGCTCTATCTATCCTGAAAAGCGGCTACGGCCAGCGTACGTCCAAGCCTCTGCTTCCGCAAACCAACTGAAGTGGACCAATTTTGGGATTGGAATGTCTATCCTGTCAATCCTATTCGTGTATAACTCGTTTTTTCCTCCCAAACATGATGAAGCAAAAGCCGAGGAAAAGACGGATTAG
- a CDS encoding predicted protein: MSSNNSTDWSRKRSRGEEKLDEKQGDKDLSSTAPRDPHSPPLGGIGPPPPPQGGPPPGNSRGGGPPPPSHQGYGGYPPPHMGYPPPSGPEGQAPYPPRGYENAPPYPGPGYGQHPPGYPPYGMPPYGMYPQYQHSMYGPPPPHHPYPPHGQPPQQPYYGDPNMPGGGNSNGPHPPSSRYDAPLEERSGPYGGNAASGGPIAPRRGSGVDRKLSRASAESSRADDDGDTEGDDDNIVPGAVTARLKTYIKPRTPSTREVLDRRARKNAQSRARAAKLRLRIAEIEMKPEDERTEEEIHLWQQYESRRQRKNDRSRERALEKKEEIDRILAKPDKKRTKIERQFLETALSAKKRKNEGDRLRRQRLKELGLATKGTGIKPGISARGPLPPQYQGMVNPPPHHHPMYGQMGGMGGHPHHPMGDIPMSPLPSMPHHQHHQYAPMQSPHFGSPTMMTHPHHQPYGYPSPQRRGPHGTTSRHEGGMPYMPPAQGYDASPPSRHPPPVQQRRNPDGSMSISIGGRSGQQQGGPPFGGEVRGDDISNMMMDNDNRGGYDRSGPRDIKDE; this comes from the coding sequence atgagcagcaacaacagcaccgATTGGTCGCGCAAGCGCAGTCGGGGCGAGGAAAAACTAGACGAGAAGCAGGGAGACAAAGATCTCTCTTCCACGGCTCCTCGCGATCCCCATTCCCCTCCGCTTGGAGGCATTGgacctcctcctcctccacaGGGAGGTCCTCCACCAGGAAATTCTAGAGGAGGCGGCCCCCCGCCCCCGTCTCACCAAGGATACGGAGGATACCCCCCGCCGCATATGGGTTATCCTCCTCCTTCCGGTCCGGAAGGACAGGCCCCCTATCCTCCCAGAGGCTACGAAAACGCGCCTCCTTACCCAGGCCCTGGGTATGGACAGCATCCTCCGGGATATCCTCCCTACGGAATGCCACCTTACGGCATGTACCCGCAATACCAGCATTCCATGTACGGACCCCCTCCTCCGCACCACCCCTACCCACCGCACGGACAACCCCCACAGCAACCCTACTATGGGGATCCCAACATGCCCGGCGGGGGCAACAGCAACGGACCCCATCCTCCCTCATCACGCTACGATGCACCACTGGAGGAACGGAGCGGACCGTACGGTGGCAATGCCGCTTCGGGTGGTCCCATTGCACCCCGCAGAGGAAGTGGCGTCGATCGGAAACTATCCCGGGCCTCGGCCGAGTCCTCCCGTGCCGATGACGACGGAGACACGGAAggcgatgacgacaacattGTCCCTGGCGCGGTGACGGCGCGTCTCAAAACCTACATCAAGCCGCGGACTCCGTCCACTCGCGAAGTTCTGGATCGCCGAGCACGCAAGAATGCACAGTCTCGAGCACGCGCGGCGAAATTGCGTTTGCGCATTGCGGAAATTGAAATGAAGCCAGAAGACGAACgcacggaagaagaaattcatTTATGGCAACAGTACGAATCAAGGAGGCAGCGGAAGAATGATCGGTCCCGCGAACGCGCactggaaaagaaagaggaAATTGATCGCATTTTGGCCAAGCCCGATAAGAAGCGAACTAAAATCGAACGccaatttttggaaaccgCTTTGTCAGCGAAAAAACGTAAAAACGAAGGCGATCGATTGCGGCGACAGAGACTTAAGGAGCTGGGTTTGGCAACGAAAGGAACTGGAATAAAACCTGGCATTAGTGCTCGTGGCCCACTTCCGCCTCAGTACCAAGGCATGGTGAATCCGCCGCCGCACCATCATCCCATGTACGGACAGATGGGCGGTATGGGCGGACACCCGCATCACCCAATGGGAGATATTCCCATGTCACCGCTACCCAGCATGCCCCACCATCAACACCATCAGTATGCTCCCATGCAGTCGCCACACTTTGGATCGCCTACTATGATGACCCACCCGCATCACCAACCATACGGCTACCCGAGTCCGCAGCGCAGAGGCCCTCACGGAACCACCAGTCGCCATGAGGGTGGTATGCCCTACATGCCACCAGCGCAAGGCTACGACGCAAGTCCGCCTTCACGTCATCCTCCTCCGGTGCAACAGCGTCGCAATCCGGACGGCTCGATGAGTATTTCGATTGGAGGTAGAAGTGGACAGCAACAAGGAGGGCCTCCTTTTGGCGGGGAGGTCCGAGGAGATGACATATCAAATATGATGATGGACAACGACAACCGTGGTGGATATGATCGGAGTGGACCAAGAGATATCAAGGACGAGTAG
- a CDS encoding predicted protein codes for MEDMNHDGSITRRLAVESTLHADDAERLALDMANLVQRWQRRDPLFPNEAIDADAYFHDETPFLWKDQSFFQDEEADKRSRRVPKVRNDFDNVGLPLLTNIPTVSFHKLSTPLERHSVTKNRCDSATVTTVENSSFEVDDKSSDAISFSSGDDNLGFASETHQRRMRPRRRRTLQPDKISRMSQRLEQLEKEIQDLKEAQRPTTFAVLYKILDDVLSIRLPLWIYLMLFLALYFRGVLSFNQTQLGSANDCVNTSLT; via the coding sequence ATGGAAGACATGAATCACGATGGCTCCATCACACGGCGGTTGGCTGTTGAATCCACCTTACACGCGGACGATGCCGAACGGTTGGCTCTGGACATGGCGAACCTGGTACAGCGCTGGCAACGTCGCGACCCCTTGTTTCCAAACGAAGCAATCGATGCAGACGCATATTTCCATGACGAAactccttttctttggaaggATCAATCTTTCTTCCAAGACGAGGAAGCTGACAAACGATCCCGGCGTGTTCCTAAGGTTCGGAATGATTTTGATAATGTTGGCTTGCCCCTGTTGACAAATATTCCCACGGTGTCGTTCCACAAGCTTTCGACTCCGTTGGAACGTCATTCCGTGACGAAAAACCGATGTGATTCTGCGACCGTTACAACCGTGGAAAACAGTTCTTTCGAGGTCGACGACAAGTCCAGTGatgccatttccttttccagcgGAGATGACAATCTTGGATTTGCATCGGAAACTCATCAGCGGCGGATGCGTCCGAGACGGAGACGAACCTTGCAACCCGACAAAATTAGTCGGATGAGCCAGAGATTGGAacaattggaaaaggaaatccaAGATTTGAAGGAGGCTCAAAGACCAACCACCTTCGCCGTTCTTTACAAAATTCTAGACGACGTTCTGTCAATCCGTCTGCCTCTCTGGATCTATCTGATGCTATTCCTGGCTCTGTACTTTCGAGGAGTACTGAGTTTCAACCAAACCCAACTTGGATCTGCGAACGATTGTGTGAATACTTCCTTGACTTGA
- a CDS encoding predicted protein codes for MNCYVAPQRLERGCRSPAAVSFHLCSETSTGSHQVTFWGGKARSAATANVHQLSLGTPFMASFPSKVALPPPMYTMCSREECDARQRTREVSVFEATAETAAGAPNLRKIDPRRAVAKYRRSAAGFTDQDRPPARSRRALIETVDYLLLDVFATQTTETLGSNTDVPLHSLAQTLQFVEDRIRAVQVELVWSQQSSKRIQVRLTRAQILMLYLTLDDPAYPRIFGQKALTTALATYWLSQDDLCEHTEESATTHDEMLALQSLHALAENLQTGSFTDGVLSTTVLVAYRRHVLPGQPLPLFQWTLKLLSSISLGLWRIALDQLVDKKATVPFPFATLARCIMAPCLSCMRYQALQVYNVSFWGKMEGIPGSQLAPLLCFSEPLETKSACHDVKDGCCNEAKAGRVVEASRMALCFAKSVGLPVEQDSVLFKTATVKALPHKSGGRDDEFVFGTPLYRMSQAINTVDGVLPPPMSWIRGIILSDFSSSLVGRERLTSWGVATMPSLFTTEREDLTTTTTPTNLQAAAQKG; via the coding sequence ATGAATTGCTACGTTGCCCCGCAGAGGCTGGAGCGTGGATGTCGATCCCCCGCAGCAGTGTCGTTCCATCTATGTTCTGAAACGAGCACCGGAAGTCACCAAGTTACGTTTTGGGGTGGTAAGGCACGCAGCGCGGCCACTGCAAACGTGCACCAACTGTCCCTTGGTACCCCATTCATGGCCTCGTTTCCGTCCAAAGTTGCGCTACCACCCCCCATGTACACCATGTGCAGTCGGGAAGAATGCGACGCCCGTCAGCGTACACGGGAGGTTTCTGTCTTTGAAGCGACGGCGGAAACAGCGGCGGGGGCACCGAATCTACGGAAGATCGACCCGCGTCGTGCGGTGGCCAAGTATCGCCGATCGGCGGCAGGATTTACCGATCAAGACCGTCCACCGGCCCGGAGTCGGCGCGCCTTGATCGAAACGGTGGATTATCTTTTGTTGGATGTATTCGCCACGCAAACAACGGAAACGTTAGGGTCGAATACGGATGTGCCTCTACATTCATTAGCGCAAACGCTGCAATTCGTCGAAGATCGCATTCGCGCCGTACAAGTCGAACTGGTTTGGTCGCAGCAAAGTTCCAAACGTATACAAGTCCGATTGACTCGAGCACAGATTCTCATGCTGTATCTTACTTTGGATGACCCGGCGTATCCGCGCATATTCGGCCAAAAAGCGTTGACGACGGCGCTGGCGACTTACTGGCTCTCGCAGGATGATTTGTGTGAGCATACCGAGGAGTCGGCTACTACCCACGACGAAATGCTGGCCTTGCAGTCTCTACACGCACTGGCGGAGAATCTACAGACTGGATCATTCACAGATGGTGTCCTGTCGACGACTGTACTGGTGGCCTATCGACGACACGTTTTGCCGGGACAGCCTTTGCCCCTCTTTCAATGGACACTGAAATTGCTATCCAGCATTAGCCTGGGCCTCTGGCGAATTGCCTTGGATCAACTTGTGGACAAGAAGGCCACAGTACCGTTTCCTTTTGCGACGTTGGCTCGCTGTATCATGGCACCGTGTCTCTCCTGTATGCGGTACCAAGCGCTACAAGTGTATAACGTGTCATTCTGGGGCAAGATGGAGGGGATCCCTGGTTCTCAGCTAGCACCCCTGCTTTGCTTTTCGGAACCGCTAGAAACCAAATCTGCTTGCCATGACGTTAAAGACGGCTGTTGCAACGAGGCAAAGGCAGGTAGGGTCGTTGAAGCCTCTCGAATGGCGCTGTGCTTTGCCAAGTCGGTTGGTCTGCCCGTCGAACAGGACTCGGTACTGTTCAAGACGGCTACAGTGAAAGCGCTACCGCACAAATCCGGTGGTCGAGACGATGAGTTCGTATTTGGAACCCCCTTATACCGAATGTCGCAAGCCATCAATACTGTAGATGGTGTGCTGCCTCCGCCAATGTCTTGGATCCGGGGGATAATTCTCTCCGACTTTTCATCATCCCTTGTCGGCCGTGAGAGATTGACAAGTTGGGGAGTCGCAACAATGCCATCACTATTCACGACAGAAAGAGAGGATCTAACcacaacgacgacgcctACCAATCTACAGGCTGCAGCTCAGAAAGGATAA
- a CDS encoding predicted protein produces the protein MKTYGFASVLIHLSWGLIFTLATEADFDALIASMTADAIELARQVELLYQKRCNEISLRQCARGSYNECTSLYPNQTCPGGEDLNVAQCGDGVSCSGLWDYSISNTRLHQNLVDSADGNPSDPNVIETICFTQQLDEFFVQKRAEQKPYWDSLGLRTPQMYFGSQNGAFRIYPARQSETCGVYDPRLRPWYIAASSGPKNVVLVLDTSGSMTDGNRLSLLKQAAKQVIETLTVGDRVAIVEFSSQAKLFAQDNKFLFTATQKNKELLATHIDSFTAAGATNFLDAFTAAFAVLNDSIDQEYHVGCTTAILFLTDGEMTQPENVQEADVLDLVNTGISNLEARLGRSVFLFTFSISDNNNVHAFPKQIACSTGDNGIWSKIVDEREIFDSLTSYYRLLAIGLGRDGNENFAAWVEPYQFASGEIWGTTVSVPVYDRSVTPNLFLGVVGVDFTLTAADRALGVPDGSKESINRIVRQSTAVCPTIDLALCELESFRRRSSAGDEALCTTNCTASEYFEIEEQACSFVNDYPRDLFINNMLQGLSYEERVCCVVGENTVHTADQWDLLQAFLWQKGILSRQPRVG, from the exons ATGAAGACTTATGGTTTTGCATCCGTACTCATACATCTTTCGTGGGGGCTTATATTCACCTTAGCCACCGAAGCCGACTTTGATGCCCTAATAGCGTCGATGACAGCCGACGCAATCGAGCTTGCCCGACAAGTTGAACTCCTCTATCAAAAGCGCTGCAACGAGATTTCTTTGCGACAATGTGCTCGTGGCAGTTACAACGAGTGCACATCACTTTACCCCAACCAGACATGCCCCGGTGGCGAAGATTTGAACGTTGCCCAATGCGGCGACGGAGTCTCCTGCAGCGGTCTCTGGGACTATTCCATTTCGAATACGCGTTTGCATCAGAACTTGGTAGATTCTGCTGATGGCAACCCGTCCGATCCTAATGTCATCGAGACCATATGCTTCACGCAGCAGCTAGACGAGTTCTTTGTTCAGAAGCGAGCTGAGCAAAAGCCATATTGGGACAGCCTAGGGCTGCGTACTCCACAAATGTACTTCGGGTCACAGAATGGCGCCTTTCGGATATACCCGGCTAGACAGTCGGAAACTTGCGGAGTATACGATCCCCGTCTCCGGCCCTGGTATATTGCTGCCAGTAGCGGACCCAAGAACGTCGTACTTGTTCTCGATACCAGCGGCAGTATGACCGACGGAAACCGTCTCAGTCTTCTCAAGCAAGCTGCAAAGCAAGTCATCGAAACATTGACAGTTGGAGACCGCGTTGCCATTGTTGAGTTTTCGTCGCAGGCGAAGCTGTTTGCCCAAGACAACAAGTTTCTCTTCACGGCAACGCAGAAGAACAAGGAACTTCTAGCAACCCACATCGACAGCTTCACGGCAGCAGGGGCAACGAACTTCCTGGATGCGTTCACAGCGGCCTTTGCAGTCCTGAACGACTCCATCGATCAGGAATATCACGTGGGATGTACCACAGCCATCCTCTTTTTAACCGACGGTGAAATGACGCAGCCAGAAAATGTACAGGAAGCCGATGTACTGGACCTGGTCAACACTGGCATTTCCAATTTGGAGGCGCGACTAGGTCGATCAGTCTTCTTGTTCACCTTCAGTATctccgacaacaacaatgtCCATGCCTTCCCAAAGCAGATTGCCTGCTCCACAGGCGACAATGGTATTTGGTCCAAGATCGTCGACGAGCGCGAAATATTTGACTCGTTGACCAGCTACTATCGTTTGTTGGCCATTGGACTGGGCAGAGACGGGAACGAGAACTTCGCGGCGTGGGTAGAGCCGTATCAATTTGCTTCGGGCGAAATCTGGGGCACTACAGTGTCAGTGCCCGTTTATGATCGATCGGTGACTCCGAACTTGTTTCTCGGTGTGGTTGGTGTCGACTTCACCTTGACAGCTGCGGACAGAGCACTCGGGGTCCCCGATGGAAGCAAGGAGAGCATTAATCGAATCGTAAGGCAGTCGACTGCTGTTTGCCCGACAATTGATCTCGCATTGTGCGAGCTCGAGAGCTTCCGCCGCCGCAGCAGTGCTGGTGACGAGGCGCTGTGCACGACGAATTGCACCGCCAGTGAGTATTTTGAGATCGAGGAGCAGGCCTGTTCCTTTGTGAATGATTATCCACGTGACCTCTTTATCAACAACATGCTCCAGGGCCTCTCTTACGAGGAACGCGTGTGCTGCGTTGTTGGAGAAAATACTGTTCATACAGCAGATCAATG GGATCTACTTCAAGCATTTTTATGGCAAAAAGGGATCCTTTCGCGACAGCCACGAGTCGGCTGA
- a CDS encoding predicted protein, with product MKLLNQTISALLLSSSLRILEAAEAEFNALIAMLEADVLELARKVALLYENRCSEDVFTGCARSNYHECMSLSPNQTCPGGKDYNVAKCGDGISCSGLLDFSVSNVRLNSKLVDFNSGNPLDPNVIDTVCFTQQLDEFFIKKREERKPYWDKLGLQTPQMYFGSQNGAFRIYPARHSEECGQYDPTVRAWKIAADSGPKNVVLVLDTSSSMGNYNRLGLLQDAAIRIVETLSVGDRIAIVQFSSQAKPFESKGQTFFWATKENKIALKTYVEDLELNEGTNTLDAFNKTFAVLDDSIDQELHNECITAVLFLTDGVVSPVMNETKSETETKILDLVTAGISNLEARTKQPVFLFTFSVSDNNSVHEFPKRLACSTGENGFWSKIVDADKSFDSLTSYYRLLAIAMSSVENRNFTAWVEPYNYAFSNILGTTVSAPVYDQSGVAIGVVGVDTTNAALDTVLGVPNGSQESIQRIVRRSFAKCPNFNLTLCQRESYRRSGSAKDDALCTSSCTADDFVVVKQEPCERTTARPSELFVENKNLQDVSYAERGCCIVGESDAASPGQCKAVANNEEPSNDTSNTTGVDTGNTTGADIGNTNGVDTSNETEDDTDEDKEWLKVLIYVLVGVGFSLLAAGLIWVVGRCTKRSFFDSHRSARNTDIRDLSWNRLKPVQPINTATNPNYVSPVGSAPPFDDL from the coding sequence ATGAAACTCCTTAATCAAACAATTTCCGCGTTACTTCTTTCCTCGAGTTTGCGTATCTTAGAAGCTGCCGAAGCCGAATTCAATGCTCTCATTGCCATGCTGGAGGCTGATGTGTTGGAACTCGCCAGAAAAGTGGCGCTTCTCTACGAGAACCGCTGCAGCGAAGATGTTTTCACAGGGTGCGCTCGTAGCAATTACCACGAGTGCATGTCGCTGTCCCCCAACCAGACATGTCCCGGTGGTAAAGATTATAACGTCGCAAAGTGTGGCGATGGCATATCCTGCAGCGGGCTCTTGGACTTTTCCGTATCAAATGTACGCTTGAACAGTAAGTTGGTGGATTTCAATAGCGGCAACCCACTCGATCCTAACGTCATTGATACAGTCTGCTTCACCCAGCAGCTGGACGAGTTCTTTATCAAGAAAAGGGAAGAGCGGAAGCCATACTGGGACAAGCTTGGGTTGCAAACTCCACAGATGTATTTCGGGTCCCAAAATGGAGCCTTTCGAATCTATCCGGCCAGGCATTCAGAAGAGTGCGGCCAATACGATCCGACAGTCCGTGCCTGGAAAATTGCCGCCGATAGCGGTCCCAAGAACGTCGTGCTTGTCCTTGATACCAGTTCCAGTATGGGAAATTACAATCGTCTCGGACTTCTCCAGGATGCTGCCATACGAATCGTAGAAACACTGTCAGTTGGTGATCGCATTGCCATTGTCCAGTTCTCTTCCCAAGCGAAGCCGTTCGAGAGCAAAGGACAGACTTTTTTCTGGGCcaccaaagaaaacaagATTGCCCTGAAAACGTACGTTGAAGACCTTGAGTTAAATGAAGGAACGAACACTTTGGACGCATTCAATAAAACCTTCGCTGTCCTGGACGACTCCATTGATCAAGAACTGCACAACGAATGTATAACGGCAGTACTGTTCTTGACCGACGGTGTAGTGTCGCCAGTGATGAATGAAACGAAGAGCGAAACAGAAACAAAAATCCTGGACCTAGTCACTGCCGGAATTTCCAATTTGGAAGCCCGAACAAAGCAACCGGTATTTTTGTTCACTTTCAGTGTCTCCGATAACAACTCTGTTCATGAGTTTCCCAAACGACTTGCTTGCTCCACTGGCGAAAACGGCTTCTGGTCCAAAATTGTCGATGCAGACAAGAGCTTTGACTCTCTCACCAGTTACTACCGTTTGCTGGCCATCGCAATGAGCAGTGTCGAAAACAGGAATTTTACGGCATGGGTAGAGCCATATAATTATGCTTTCAGCAATATTCTCGGGACGACAGTTTCGGCTCCCGTTTACGACCAATCAGGGGTAGCGATCGGCGTAGTGGGTGTCGATACTACAAACGCAGCGTTAGACACTGTGCTCGGAGTCCCCAACGGAAGCCAGGAGAGCATTCAGCGTATCGTGAGAAGGTCGTTCGCCAAGTGCCCAAACTTCAACCTCACTTTGTGCCAGCGCGAGAGTTACCGCCGCAGTGGTAGCGCTAAAGACGACGCGCTTTGCACGTCAAGTTGCACTGCTGATGACTTTGTCGTGGTCAAACAAGAACCATGTGAGCGTACCACGGCACGACCAAGTGAGCTCTTCGTTGAGAACAAGAATCTCCAGGACGTATCCTACGCGGAGCGCGGATGCTGCATTGTTGGAGAGAGTGATGCTGCCTCGCCGGGGCAGTGCAAAGCCGTTGCCAACAACGAAGAACCTTCAAATGATACCAGCAATACAACTGGAGTTGATACCGGAAACACAACTGGAGCTGATATCGGCAATACAAATGGAGTTGATACCAGTAATGAAACAGAAGATGATACcgacgaagacaaagagtgGTTAAAAGTCTTGATCTACGTTCTCGTAGGAGTGGGTTTTTCCCTTCTGGCGGCGGGCTTGATCTGGGTTGTTGGTCGTTGCACCAAGCGCTCCTTTTTTGATAGCCACAGGTCGGCTAGAAATACGGACATAAGAGATTTAAGCTGGAATCGTCTCAAACCCGTGCAACCTATCAATACAGCAACTAACCCAAATTATGTTTCCCCCGTTGGCTCAGCGCCGCCATTCGATGACTTGTGA
- a CDS encoding predicted protein produces the protein RTDLIGVLPTEVAVLEDLVTLDLAENDIEGTLPEGLFTLKDLRFLYLHDNAFTGTLSENFSELSALESLYLGDNEFSGPFP, from the coding sequence CGGACGGATCTCATCGGCGTTCTGCCTACCGAAGTGGCCGTGTTGGAAGATCTCGTCACACTAGATCTCGCCGAGAACGATATCGAAGGGACGCTCCCCGAAGGACTTTTTACCCTCAAGGATTTGCGGTTCCTTTATTTGCACGATAACGCGTTCACCGGAACACTCTCGGAGAACTTTTCCGAACTGAGCGCCCTGGAATCGCTCTATTTGGGAGACAACGAATTTTCCGGACCCTTTCCT